Proteins encoded in a region of the Pirellulales bacterium genome:
- a CDS encoding zinc ribbon domain-containing protein, with product MPLYEYQCDACGDEFELLVRSGDKPECPSCRSPRLAKRLSVPAAPVTSGTNLPMADAPFMGCGKPGCGPGGCGMGN from the coding sequence ATGCCACTCTACGAATATCAGTGCGACGCTTGCGGCGATGAGTTTGAGCTTCTCGTGCGATCGGGCGACAAGCCTGAGTGTCCAAGTTGCCGCAGCCCCCGGCTGGCCAAGCGGCTGAGCGTTCCGGCGGCCCCGGTAACTTCCGGCACCAATTTGCCGATGGCCGATGCTCCCTTCATGGGTTGCGGCAAGCCCGGCTGCGGCCCCGGCGGTTGCGGCATGGGCAACTGA
- a CDS encoding metallophosphoesterase family protein has translation MRIACFGGIYSNYLALEAAIRLAQRRGVDALYCLGDLGAFGPHPDRVFPLLRENGVFCLQGNYDDSVGHGLDNCQCGYIDPRDNHFAQISYDYTLANTSDENRRWLCSLPPQHRSDLDGLRLLMCHGSPRKVNEFLWESTTPTHFLDKLADDHAADVILATHSGIRWQRALSGGRRFVNVGVLGRPENDGRTNVWFAIVGHDQDGVTVEYVPVEYDHRSLAREMAEEGLPAEFQEAVLTGWWTTCLEILPSKERRRGRY, from the coding sequence ATGCGGATCGCTTGCTTCGGCGGAATCTACAGCAACTACCTGGCGCTGGAAGCGGCCATTCGGCTCGCCCAACGGCGCGGCGTCGACGCCCTCTATTGCTTGGGCGATCTGGGGGCCTTCGGCCCGCATCCCGACAGAGTGTTTCCCCTGCTTCGCGAGAACGGTGTCTTCTGCCTGCAAGGCAATTACGACGATTCAGTCGGGCACGGTCTCGACAACTGTCAATGCGGCTACATCGATCCTCGCGACAACCACTTCGCGCAAATCAGCTACGACTACACGTTGGCCAACACGTCGGACGAAAACCGTCGCTGGCTTTGCTCGCTGCCGCCGCAACATCGGTCCGATTTAGACGGACTCCGGCTGCTGATGTGTCACGGCAGCCCGCGCAAAGTGAACGAGTTTCTCTGGGAGTCGACCACGCCGACTCACTTTCTCGACAAACTGGCCGACGACCACGCGGCCGACGTCATCCTGGCAACGCACAGCGGCATCCGTTGGCAGCGAGCGTTGAGCGGTGGCAGGCGGTTCGTGAACGTCGGCGTGCTGGGCCGGCCGGAAAACGACGGCCGCACCAACGTCTGGTTCGCGATCGTCGGCCACGACCAAGACGGCGTCACGGTGGAGTATGTGCCGGTGGAATACGACCACCGCAGTCTGGCCCGTGAGATGGCGGAGGAAGGTTTGCCCGCCGAGTTCCAGGAAGCGGTATTGACCGGCTGGTGGACGACTTGCTTGGAGATTCTGCCCAGCAAGGAGCGGCGTCGAGGAAGGTATTAA